In one window of Tumebacillus sp. BK434 DNA:
- a CDS encoding GGDEF domain-containing protein — translation MPILFRFLANSEALLITLRMFITSTLLLFAWNPYTSSFDSIMLAAFGYYVLTTALMLFFYNKGDGRWKLWRVLLYTDLAAVSAMVYVQGGVQSDVYYAYYGLLAMASFMYNCKFTSVFSLLTNAAYLTVMIVAPGPAPVLDIIIRMAFFLFLSTMFPVLSLLETRHQESNTVSSRLNQEKEQLVQEMESISRQVAEYTFDLHNKAVLDQLTDLHNHSYLHSQLIIEVEKAKQTGHPVSLVMFDIDNFKRVNDTFGHLIGDEVLRSISQRLKEVLKGTYHTPCRAGGEELAVIMPDMPVDEAFVLADFLRQEIGKVKVPLANGEFLRISTSVGVASFPETSHNHQHLLDCADQAMYVAKTSGKNRTCRYNPALEESHTAG, via the coding sequence GTGCCGATCCTCTTTCGATTCCTAGCGAATTCTGAAGCGCTCTTGATCACATTGCGAATGTTTATCACTTCCACGCTGCTGCTGTTTGCATGGAACCCATATACGAGCTCCTTTGACAGCATCATGCTCGCAGCTTTTGGCTACTACGTGCTGACGACCGCCCTGATGCTGTTTTTTTACAACAAAGGGGACGGGCGCTGGAAGCTGTGGCGCGTCCTGCTGTACACCGACCTCGCCGCCGTCTCGGCGATGGTCTACGTGCAAGGCGGCGTGCAAAGCGATGTCTACTACGCCTATTACGGGCTGCTCGCGATGGCATCGTTCATGTACAACTGCAAATTTACTTCCGTTTTCTCCTTGCTGACGAACGCTGCATACCTGACCGTGATGATCGTCGCACCCGGACCTGCGCCGGTGCTGGACATCATCATTCGCATGGCGTTTTTCCTCTTCCTGTCGACGATGTTCCCGGTCCTGTCGCTGCTGGAGACCCGCCATCAAGAGTCGAACACCGTCTCTTCGCGGCTCAATCAGGAAAAAGAGCAGCTGGTGCAGGAGATGGAATCGATCTCGCGCCAAGTGGCCGAATATACGTTTGATCTGCACAACAAGGCGGTGCTCGACCAGCTGACCGACCTGCACAACCACTCTTACCTGCACTCGCAGCTGATCATCGAAGTCGAGAAAGCCAAACAGACCGGGCATCCCGTGTCGCTCGTCATGTTCGACATCGACAACTTCAAGCGCGTCAACGACACGTTTGGTCATCTGATCGGCGATGAAGTGCTGCGGTCGATCTCCCAGCGGCTGAAAGAAGTCCTGAAAGGCACCTACCACACGCCATGCCGCGCCGGCGGCGAAGAGCTGGCGGTGATCATGCCGGACATGCCGGTCGACGAGGCGTTTGTGCTGGCCGACTTCCTGCGCCAGGAGATCGGCAAAGTGAAAGTCCCGCTCGCCAACGGCGAGTTCCTGCGCATCTCCACCTCGGTCGGCGTCGCTTCCTTCCCGGAGACGAGCCACAACCACCAGCATCTGCTCGACTGTGCTGACCAAGCGATGTACGTCGCCAAAACGTCGGGGAAAAACCGCACCTGCCGCTACAACCCGGCGCTGGAAGAATCGCATACGGCAGGATAA
- a CDS encoding 5-formyltetrahydrofolate cyclo-ligase, whose amino-acid sequence MEKQALRKHLLALRQNLSREARAPLDAAILQRVIELPEVQAAQTILLYLDFRGEVESDGMIEHCLAHGKTPVAPVTLKEERQMIPVRITSLADLRMGAYGIREPLHLPELEVPVTAIDLVILPGVGFDRKGGRLGYGGGYYDRFLPKLRPEVPKIAVAYELQVVENVPMEPHDTLLDALVTEQGIWRRT is encoded by the coding sequence ATGGAAAAACAAGCGTTGCGCAAACACCTGCTCGCTCTGCGGCAGAATCTGTCCCGGGAAGCGCGCGCCCCGCTCGACGCGGCGATTTTGCAGCGCGTGATCGAACTGCCTGAGGTGCAGGCGGCGCAGACGATCTTGCTCTACCTCGACTTTCGCGGCGAGGTGGAGTCGGACGGCATGATCGAACATTGCCTGGCCCACGGCAAAACGCCGGTCGCGCCGGTGACGTTGAAAGAAGAGCGCCAGATGATCCCTGTGCGCATCACGTCTCTTGCCGACCTGCGCATGGGCGCGTACGGCATCCGCGAACCTTTGCACCTGCCGGAACTGGAGGTCCCCGTCACAGCGATCGACCTCGTGATCTTGCCAGGCGTCGGGTTTGACCGCAAAGGGGGCAGGCTCGGGTATGGCGGGGGTTACTACGACCGCTTCCTGCCCAAGCTCCGCCCGGAGGTGCCGAAAATCGCCGTCGCCTACGAGCTGCAAGTGGTCGAGAACGTCCCGATGGAGCCGCATGATACGCTGCTCGACGCCTTGGTCACCGAACAAGGCATCTGGCGCCGAACGTAA
- a CDS encoding phosphatase PAP2 family protein has translation MQKDILIWIQSFAASWLDTLMILFSIVGDEEFYVATVPLIYFLISKRVGIRLAIVLSLSTFVNYALKFFFNAPRPIGVDGIRSLYTESAPSMSFPSGHAQGSATYWGYLATQVKKSWFFALAGVLVLCIMLSRLYLGVHWPIDVAAGLLFGLVFVTGIVWADGRMEARPLSFGIKLGIGIVLPLLLLLVYHEADGRKMIGFLLGCWSGYVLESHTLRMKLPKSIWQRLLPTAVAIAIVFGLRALLKDLLPAEAPWDLVRYLLLGLTATLAVPWLFVKWRWYPRETE, from the coding sequence TTGCAAAAAGACATCTTGATCTGGATCCAAAGCTTTGCGGCCTCGTGGCTGGACACGCTGATGATCCTATTTTCCATTGTCGGAGATGAAGAGTTTTACGTGGCGACCGTGCCGCTGATCTATTTTCTGATATCCAAACGCGTCGGCATCCGGCTGGCGATCGTGCTGTCCCTGTCAACGTTCGTGAACTACGCGCTGAAGTTCTTTTTCAACGCGCCGCGCCCGATCGGGGTGGACGGGATCCGCAGCCTGTATACGGAGTCGGCGCCCAGCATGTCCTTTCCCAGCGGGCATGCGCAAGGTTCGGCGACCTACTGGGGCTATCTGGCCACACAGGTGAAAAAATCGTGGTTCTTCGCGCTGGCCGGGGTGCTGGTGCTCTGCATCATGCTGTCCCGCCTGTACCTTGGCGTGCACTGGCCGATCGACGTGGCGGCCGGGCTGCTGTTTGGCCTCGTGTTTGTGACCGGGATCGTCTGGGCGGACGGCCGTATGGAGGCGCGCCCGCTGTCGTTTGGCATCAAATTGGGCATAGGCATCGTGCTGCCGCTGCTGCTGCTGCTCGTCTACCACGAAGCGGACGGGCGCAAGATGATCGGCTTCCTGCTCGGCTGCTGGAGCGGCTATGTGCTGGAGTCGCACACGCTGCGCATGAAGCTGCCCAAGTCGATCTGGCAGCGCCTGCTGCCGACCGCCGTCGCCATCGCCATCGTGTTCGGCTTGCGCGCGTTGCTGAAAGACCTGCTGCCGGCAGAAGCGCCGTGGGATCTCGTGCGCTATCTGCTGCTCGGGCTGACCGCAACGCTCGCGGTGCCGTGGCTGTTTGTGAAATGGCGCTGGTATCCGCGGGAAACGGAGTAA